The genomic DNA AGTGTCGTTGAAGCATTGAAGGTGGCCTGTCCATTGAGATTAAGACCCATCATCATGACATCGCTTGCGACCATCGTGGGAGCGCTGCCGGCGGCTTTGGCGATTGGACCGGGAGCAGAGTCGCGCATTCCTATGGCGCTTACAATTATTGGTGGGATGGCGATTTCTACGTTCTTTACTCTTTACGTCGTGCCTTGTGTTTATGAAGTTGTGATCAGGGACAATAAAATTAAGAGTTCGTGATTTGTCTATATGCAGGATCTTAAATAAAAAGAGGTTTTCATCTAGTCTTTGTCGATGAAAACCTCTCCCAGGGAAAATTCTATTTTAAACTTCTTACTTGCTAATCTCATCGGCGATAGCTTTGATATCTTTTCTATCCATGCTATTGCAGAAGTTTGTTGTTACACCACCAGTTAATTTTGAAAGCTTGTCATAGATTGGAGCTTTAGAAGCTTCAACGCCGTGACCATTGCACGTGCTATCTTCGGGACGGAAGATCACTGAGTGAACTTTCAATTTTTTACCCGGCCATTTTGCTTGTACCGCTGCGATAAATCTTTCTGGCGCATACACATCGCCACCGCTTTGATCTCTATCCGCGATGATTACGACATGAAGAGGAGCATCGTTTCTAAACAACTGTTGAGATTCAGATCTCTTGATCGCAAGTTCTGCTGCCGTGATACCTTGTTGATATCCTGAAGCGTAGAATGGACATCTTCGGCTATCCACTTGGATACAGATGGCTTCTGGTCTCATGAGTGTCGCCAAGAAATTTCTTGAAGTGTATTCACCCATTGCTGAAGTGATAACACTTTGTCTTGGTACAAGAGGAATACCTGGGCCAGACACTGGAGTTCTAAGAATTTCCGCCAAACCACCAGCTTCATAAGCTTCTGCTCCTGAAACATCGCCGCTTGTAATACCGATTCTATAGTCGCCTTTTAAATTTTTGATAAAATCTTTGAATCTATATGGAACAGTATCTCTCAATTCGCTGAACATAGACTGAGTGTTATGAACTACGAACAAGATATCTGCTTTACCTGTTACAACTGGATCAACTGGATCAACTGGATCAACTGGGTCAACTGNNNNNNNNNNNNNNNNNNNNNNNNNNNNNNNNNNNNNNNNNNNNNNNNNNNNNNNNNNNNNNNNNNNNNNNNNNNNNNNNNNNNNNNNNNNNNNNNNNNNGATCAACTGGATCAACTGGATCAACTGGATCAACTGGATCAACTGGATCAACTGGATCAACTGGGTCAACTGGGTCAACTGGATCAACTGGGTCAACTGGATCAACTGGATCTTTTTCTATTACAGTAATAAAGAACTCGTGACCTTCTTCTTCACCACAAGCGTTGGTTGCAACTAAGAATACTGAGTAAACTCCAATCTCATTTAGAGAAGTACTTACGGTTGCTCCTTCAATATCTACTTGAGTTGCGCCTTTTACTAAAGACCATACTCCGTGAATTCTATTTACAGACATATTAAAGACTTCGTCTTGTTTGACTTCGGTAGGATGTATCACGGCCAGTTCGGTGGCATTGCATTCGTCGGGATTTTGTATGTTCTGGTTACTTAAAGATAGCTTATCAAATTCCATCTGCTTGTTACAAGCAACTGAACTTAAGATAACCATAGACAGTGCTGCTGACTTCAAAAAATATTTTTTCATAAAAAATCTCCCTTGGGAGCTTAATTGCAGTCTGCATGCCACGGGTGAAGTGCGATCAGTTAGCTAAAAGTCCTGAAAGCTGGCTAAAAGTTAGATCCTGACAAAAAGTTGTATAGTTTTTAATAAATATATTTTTGATTCACGACTCACAAACTACGGATTCATTTGAGAAAACCTAGACCAAAGACTTAGGGAAACATAATTATTCTCAAAGCAAAACAGAATTGATGCGTTTCAATTCACGACAAGTCGATCAAAAAAAAATTCTAATCCAATAATATTGTCAGACATTTTTACAGGACCTTTTGATTTGAACAGCAATAATTAGAATCAAAAAAATTCTATCCATAGAAATTGTTATCGCATCCATAAGCTCAAAACAAAATTCAACTTATGCATTTTGATTTAATTACATTCAACTTCAAGAAGAGTTTCAGTAAGCGACAAATCTTACTGCCGGAGCGGAAGTGATCAAAATGTATCTTTCTTATCCATATCACCATTGCAGGAAGATGTCCGCTGACACCAAAGTTTTTTACTAAAAGGTGCCCGTCGACACCGAAAGTTTTTGTAGCGGAACCCGCCGCGTAAAATTCAAATAATATTTTTTAAATTCAATTCGAGATTGACATGTTATTCAAGGCGGTAGGTTGTCTCTAGACAAGAATATTTCGGAGAAGTTAAATTTTTTAGATTTAAAATTTTATTTTTCGTTAATAGCAATTTAATCACTTTTATCCAATATTAAAAAATCATGCAGTCACACTTCGAAAAACTAGATTTAAAAAGGCGTGATATATATTCCTGTAATTTATTAATTCGCGAACAGTGGAGATAAGGATTATGAATGCAAATGTAAAAATAAATACCCTTTCAAATATAGCTCTGGAGAATAAACTTAAAGAACTAATCTCCAGTGAAAGAAAACTTCTTCATCTTATTCTTTTGCATATTAGGGAAGTAGATAAAAGAAAAATTTATTTAGAAAGAGCGTGCTCTAGTCTTTTTGAGTATCTCACTAAAAAATTAGGATATTCTTCTTCGGCGGCTCAAAGAAGAATTGAAGCCTCAAGACTTTTGAGAGAAGTTCCAGTTTTGGCAGAGAAGATTGAAAAAGGAACTTTGAATCTTACGCAAGTGGGGGAGTTCGCAAAGGCCATAAAGCAAAAAGAGAGGGAATCTTCCGAAAAGATAACTTCGGCGGTTAAAAGTGATCTCTTGCAGAAGATAGAAAACAAGAGTTCATTTGAAACTCAAAAGTTACTGGCACAGGAGTTGGATTTAAATCTCAAGCAACCTGAACAGAATCAGATTCAAAAAGATGAATCTGTACATCTTCAGATAACGCTGACCAAAACTCAATACGAGAAACTTTTAAAGTGCAAAGATATGAACGCACACAAATTACTTCAAAACAACCAAGGAACCGGTCTTGCTGAAGTGATCGAAGTTTTGTCTGATAAGTTTTTAAATGAAAACAAGAGATCCACTTCCGCTCCGGCAGTGAATAGGATTGGAAATATCGCAAATGAATCAAACAAGACTTTAAGTCTTAAAACCAAGAAAATAATTTTATCCCAACAAATGTGCTGCCAATACAAAGACGCTAAAACTGGAGAGATTTGTAAAAGCACATTTGCCCTTGAGATAGACCATAAAACTTCAAGATGGGCGGGTGGGAATCACCATATAGACAACCTCCAAGTGCTTTGTTCCCAACATAATAAGTATAAATACCAAAAGGAATCTGGAGTTCGATTTTAGCTACGAAAAGCAAGAGGAGTTGTAGATCTCAGATGTTATATAATTAAGAAGGATGGTATTTAGGAGCGTAACAAAGCAGCCAGTGAATTTTAAGTTTTTTACCGTGGCAAGATATTTGCCACATATAAAATACTCTTGTGGCAGTTGAGCGCCACACTATCTATTAGCTAGCTGATAAGAATTTGTGTAGCCGATAAGAATTTATGTTAGTTAAGCAGGCTACACAAAGGATCGTTCAGTTTGATAATACTGGAAATTAATCCAACAAACTTTCGAACGGTATCTGAATTTAAAGGAGAGTTTATGAAGCAATTTCTGATTATCTTTATTTTTTCTAGCGGTGTGTTTGCACAGGAAAGAAATATTTATAATTCCAAACTTATTGTGACCGTACCTGAAGGAGCAAGCAGTCTGAGTTCAGCTGTTTTACCAAGCGGAAATACCACATTTACAGAGCCTAGACTTCATATAAATGGAGAAAAATATTTAATCTATATCCCTCAGAGTAAAGGAAACAATTTCGACCAAGTTTGCCGATATCTGGGAAAAACTGCTGCTGTTAACTTTTATGATGCAGCTGATGTCGCCCTAACTTCAAAGAAGCAATATAGATCTAGTTTTGAAATAGGCGCTGAAATCGTAATAAATTGTCGTCGAGTATATGGTGAATACGGAGTATTTCTTGGCTATGAGGATGGGACTGACCATAACTGTAGTGAAGAGACGATGGCTCACTTAGACAGGAATGGAGTTGCTAAACTAGAGAGAGCGCGAACCGACATGGTAGGTGATAGCTATACGGCGACTAATGGTGCAATAAAAAATTACCTTAGTGCAATTATTTGCAAGTAAAACTATCTAATGAACTTATCCCAGCAATTAAAGTTATTCTTCAAGAATACATGATGAGAAAGTAATTAGTTCTGAATTTAATCTTCTAACTAATACACACCATACTCTATTAAAACGCCGATTAAATGATCGGCGTTTTAAGTTTTTACCGACATATAACTTGAAGGACCTACCTCTTCGTATCCGTTGATTCAAAGATCTTGTCTGCCGATTTTTCGACAAAGCCGTGATAGAGTTCGCCGTTTGGAAGATTGTAGCGCTTTGCGAATTCATAATAGCAGCTTGGAATTTCGTGAGTGCCGTCCGTGAATTTTACTTTCATCTTGCCTGCCAGAGTAGAGGACTGCTCTAGGAATACTGAAGGGCCGCCCTTGATCTCTCCGCCGCTCGCATTCAGTTGAAAGCCGTTGGATTTTAACAACTCGTTTAGTTCAGCAAGTGTTTTAAAAGTCTTTAGCGCGTTGACGTTGACCGTAAAGTGATTTGCGCAAAAACCAAAAGC from Bdellovibrionota bacterium includes the following:
- a CDS encoding HNH endonuclease signature motif containing protein, with the protein product MNANVKINTLSNIALENKLKELISSERKLLHLILLHIREVDKRKIYLERACSSLFEYLTKKLGYSSSAAQRRIEASRLLREVPVLAEKIEKGTLNLTQVGEFAKAIKQKERESSEKITSAVKSDLLQKIENKSSFETQKLLAQELDLNLKQPEQNQIQKDESVHLQITLTKTQYEKLLKCKDMNAHKLLQNNQGTGLAEVIEVLSDKFLNENKRSTSAPAVNRIGNIANESNKTLSLKTKKIILSQQMCCQYKDAKTGEICKSTFALEIDHKTSRWAGGNHHIDNLQVLCSQHNKYKYQKESGVRF